AGCCATCGGCTTGCTGGCCGTTTTCCAGCACTGCAATCAGGCAGCGGCCCACGGCGAGGCCGGAACCGTTCAGGGTGTGGACGAATTGCGGCTTGCCGCCATCGGCGGGTTTGAACCGGGCGTTCATCCTGCGGGCCTGAAAATCATCACAAACCGAGACCGAGGAGATTTCGCGGTAGGTGTCCTGACCGGGTAGCCAGACCTCGATATCGTGGGTGCGGCGTGCGCCAAAGCCCATGTCGCCGGTGCAAAGCACAACAGTGCGATAGGGCAGGCCGAGCCGCTCGAGAATGCCCTGCGCGCAGTCGGTCATCCGGTCAAGCTCGGCGCGGGACTGCTCGGGATGGGTGATCGAGACCATCTCGACCTTCTCGAACTGGTGCTGGCGCAGCATTCCGGCGGTGTCGCGCCCGGCGGAGCCTGCCTCCGAGCGGAAGCACTGGGTATGGGCGACATAGCGACGCGGCAGGCTGGTTTCGTCCACGGTTTCGCCAGATACGATATTGGTCAGCGGCACCTCGGCGGTGGGGACAAGCCACCAGCCGTTTGTCGTCTGGTAGCTGTCTTCACCGAATTTCGGCAATTGCCCGGTGCCATACATCATTTCCTCGCGCACCAGCACCGGCGCCCATGTCTCGCGAAGGCCGTTTTCTTCGATGTGGGTATCGAGCATGAACTGCGCCAGCGCGCGGTGAATGCGCGCCACAGCCCCGGTGAGCACGACGAAGCGCGCGCCAGAGAGTTTGGCGGCGGTTTCGAAATCCATGCCGGGGGTGACGGCGGGCAGTTGGTAATGCTCTTTCGGGGCGAAATCGAAGCTAGGCGGCGTGCCCCAGCGGTGAATTTCGACATTGTCGGCCTCATCTT
This is a stretch of genomic DNA from Aquicoccus sp. G2-2. It encodes these proteins:
- the serS gene encoding serine--tRNA ligase, which produces MHDIRAIRDNPEAFDKAIALRGDAPVSSKILALDEARRAKILAAETAQAAQNKAAKEIGAAKAAGNDAEFNRLREEVAAKKAEVTAMQTEAKSLDQQLTEMLAAIPNLPLSDVPQGEDEADNVEIHRWGTPPSFDFAPKEHYQLPAVTPGMDFETAAKLSGARFVVLTGAVARIHRALAQFMLDTHIEENGLRETWAPVLVREEMMYGTGQLPKFGEDSYQTTNGWWLVPTAEVPLTNIVSGETVDETSLPRRYVAHTQCFRSEAGSAGRDTAGMLRQHQFEKVEMVSITHPEQSRAELDRMTDCAQGILERLGLPYRTVVLCTGDMGFGARRTHDIEVWLPGQDTYREISSVSVCDDFQARRMNARFKPADGGKPQFVHTLNGSGLAVGRCLIAVLENGQQADGSVDLPQALHPYLGGKSRLDAEGTLA